One Mesotoga infera genomic region harbors:
- the rpiB gene encoding ribose 5-phosphate isomerase B, producing MKIAIGSDHAAYELKSYLVSDLEKKGHTVYDLGPESGTYSVDYPDFSEKVCGLVTNGEADFGILLCGTGIGMSIAANKHRGIRAALCFFPEMAELARRHNHANVLVLGGRLIGSELASWIVDAFLSSSEEGGRHKKRVEKLEIEVDENRVTDS from the coding sequence ATGAAGATTGCGATTGGTTCTGATCACGCTGCATATGAGCTGAAATCCTATCTTGTAAGCGACTTAGAGAAAAAGGGTCACACAGTATATGATCTCGGTCCTGAATCAGGCACCTATTCGGTAGACTATCCTGACTTTTCTGAAAAGGTATGCGGATTAGTAACGAATGGAGAAGCTGATTTTGGTATTTTGCTTTGTGGAACTGGAATTGGGATGTCGATTGCGGCAAACAAGCACAGAGGAATTCGTGCAGCTCTATGCTTTTTCCCCGAGATGGCAGAGCTTGCCAGGAGACATAACCACGCAAACGTTCTTGTTCTCGGAGGCAGATTGATAGGTAGCGAACTGGCCAGTTGGATTGTCGATGCTTTTCTCAGTTCGTCAGAAGAAGGCGGCCGTCATAAGAAAAGAGTAGAAAAACTTGAAATTGAGGTCGATGAGAATCGGGTGACAGACAGTTGA
- a CDS encoding histone deacetylase family protein — protein sequence MMVFYDRRHLFHLPMKELEDGIWIENPDKPERIEAIRSALESSGFQIKEPRDYHCSHVYQVHTPEYVEWLKEKSLSVSKDREYFPEVFGYDKLFDTGTPVTSGCYLGALASVSTALNAVDSILESEAVSYALCRPPGHHAGISTGGGYCYFNNAAIAARYYQKHTRGFVAILDVDFHHGNGTQEIFYYDDTVFYVSIHGDPKIFYPWISGNPWEIGSDSGEGFNMNFPLAGGTEGPEYMRTLSKALQEIDDFAPDLLIVSLGIDGHKNDGIGHFNLNDEDFSMMGRLIGEIDVQKLIVQEGGYNPVANSSSVLNFLRTIR from the coding sequence TTGATGGTATTTTACGATAGAAGACATCTCTTTCATCTGCCAATGAAAGAGCTTGAAGATGGGATATGGATTGAGAACCCAGACAAACCGGAGAGAATTGAGGCAATTCGGAGTGCACTGGAATCCTCTGGATTTCAGATTAAGGAACCGCGTGACTATCATTGTTCTCATGTATACCAGGTTCATACCCCTGAATATGTTGAATGGTTGAAAGAAAAGAGCCTCTCGGTATCGAAGGACAGAGAATACTTTCCAGAGGTTTTTGGATATGATAAGCTTTTTGACACAGGGACCCCAGTTACTTCGGGCTGTTACCTTGGAGCCCTTGCATCCGTCTCTACAGCCCTGAATGCTGTTGATTCTATTCTTGAAAGCGAAGCTGTCTCCTACGCGTTATGCAGACCGCCCGGACATCATGCGGGGATATCGACTGGTGGAGGTTATTGCTACTTCAACAACGCCGCAATTGCAGCCAGGTATTATCAGAAACACACAAGGGGTTTTGTTGCGATTCTGGATGTTGATTTTCATCACGGCAACGGGACCCAGGAGATCTTCTATTATGACGACACAGTCTTCTATGTCTCAATCCATGGTGATCCAAAGATATTCTATCCTTGGATAAGCGGTAATCCATGGGAGATAGGTTCAGATTCCGGAGAAGGATTTAACATGAATTTCCCCCTTGCCGGTGGAACAGAAGGTCCTGAATACATGCGAACACTTTCAAAGGCCCTTCAGGAAATAGATGACTTTGCTCCAGACTTGCTCATTGTTTCCTTGGGAATTGACGGTCACAAGAACGACGGCATTGGCCACTTCAATTTGAACGATGAAGACTTCTCAATGATGGGTAGGCTCATCGGTGAAATTGACGTTCAGAAACTGATAGTTCAAGAAGGCGGATACAATCCAGTTGCCAACTCGTCTTCTGTTCTGAACTTCCTTCGCACAATAAGATGA